A single genomic interval of Deltaproteobacteria bacterium harbors:
- a CDS encoding serine/threonine-protein phosphatase — MQLRSHGISDVGRRRTLNEDSFISDDELGLYVVADGVGGHAKGEIASAQAVEEVYGFVSRSRKVVERFLRSPTEEHLFAVRRLVESAVQAACYMVFGLAELDPNRRGMSTTMSVLLLAEGLGVVAQVGDSRVYRYRQGQAQQLTEDHTLVNYKLKHGLITPEEAERAPGKNVITRAVGHRDYVQVDTVECDVVPKDRFLLCSDGLHVYFREGELAPLLGSGSLDAVAQRLVDLANERGGRDNITALLVDAG, encoded by the coding sequence ATGCAGCTCCGGTCCCACGGCATCTCCGACGTCGGTCGTCGACGCACGCTGAATGAAGACAGCTTCATCAGCGACGACGAGCTTGGCCTCTATGTCGTCGCCGACGGCGTGGGTGGCCACGCCAAGGGCGAGATCGCGAGCGCCCAGGCGGTGGAGGAGGTCTACGGCTTCGTCAGCCGCAGCCGGAAGGTGGTCGAGCGCTTCTTGCGGTCCCCCACCGAGGAGCACCTCTTTGCCGTCCGCCGCCTGGTCGAGAGCGCGGTGCAGGCCGCGTGCTACATGGTCTTCGGACTCGCGGAGCTCGACCCCAACCGACGCGGCATGAGCACTACCATGTCGGTGCTGCTGCTGGCCGAGGGGCTCGGCGTGGTAGCGCAGGTCGGAGATAGCCGCGTCTACCGCTACCGCCAGGGCCAGGCGCAGCAGCTCACCGAGGACCACACGCTCGTCAACTACAAGCTCAAGCACGGCCTGATCACCCCGGAGGAGGCCGAGCGCGCCCCCGGCAAGAACGTCATCACCCGGGCGGTGGGCCACCGGGACTACGTCCAGGTGGATACCGTGGAGTGCGACGTGGTCCCGAAGGACCGCTTCCTGCTCTGTTCGGACGGGCTGCACGTCTACTTCCGCGAGGGCGAGCTCGCGCCCCTGCTCGGCAGCGGCTCGCTCGACGCGGTGGCCCAGCGCCTCGTGGACCTGGCCAACGAGCGCGGAGGTCGCGACAACATCACCGCGCTGCTGGTCGACGCCGGCTGA